One window from the genome of Nicotiana sylvestris chromosome 9, ASM39365v2, whole genome shotgun sequence encodes:
- the LOC104229993 gene encoding kinesin-like protein KIN-10A gives MAPTPSSKNPRTPTPFSRLNQTQIPNSRTPQSKHRLNFTTAAAAEHPIEVIGRIRDYCSEKNKEKAISLLHINPDRESLRVKTDNGYRNFSLDGVSLSEEQDLDEFYKKFVQSRINGVKLGEKCTIMMYGPTGAGKSYTMFGSNKQPGIVYKSLRDILGDGNEENDENGGIFVQVTVLEIYNEELYDLLSTNNGGGFGFGWSKGNASKVRLEVIGKKAKNATFISGNEAIKISKEIQKVEKRRIVKSTLCNERSSRSHCLIILDVPTVGGRLMLVDMAGSENIEQAGQTGLEAKMQTGKINQGNIALKRVVESIANGDSHVPFRDSKLTMLLQDSFEDDKSKILMILCASPDPKELHKTISTLEYGAKAKCIVRGPHTPLKEKGAEDSSTAVVLVSRIAAMDQFICKLQMENKLKEKECNEAKRKIMKKDEEIATLRSKLELAVVRGGVEKTDEDIIVKVNERTQMLKHEFEKKIQQCQETANEFVETERRKMEERMFEQQQEFEMLRRRLEEIEAELWRSRVDDNRSTEVEEENCFAKRLLDIYSEDAGMVKSMDLDRSIDMDSGKRDTVVYNPREVEDPSILLQHFTNKSCLYTVFEDEEEDESDVSEGDKENPHVEEVQKEVIEEKTICSDDLSSDAAPSRKELIQNIFKLCGNSRELSQQCKTPVPAEKKVKGAESKSPPVKEIIEDSPIRKCHNDSKENFNPTFESIGAADLEVHVKWEAASLKENPELITTLKVVKGSTLADLRKLIEIYLGADNQALNFLDMSGAPVPKEQEAITPVSELPRFNNQSNGHLACLQPVKGTERLSYLPFTPLENKLPLTMSHGIEAGI, from the exons ATGGCGCCAACGCCTTCGTCGAAAAATCCAAGAACCCCAACTCCATTTTCACGATTAAATCAAACCCAAATACCCAATTCAAGAACCCCTCAATCTAAGCACCGTTTAAATTTCACCACAGCAGCTGCAGCAGAACACCCCATTGAAGTAATAGGGCGAATTCGCGATTATTGttcagaaaaaaataaagaaaaggccaTATCTTTATTACATATTAATCCTGATCGCGAGTCGTTGAGAGTTAAAACCGATAATGGATACAGAAATTTTAGCCTAGATGGTGTATCATTATCTGAAGAACAAGATCTTGATGAATTTTACAAGAAATTCGTGCAGTCGAGAATTAatggagttaaattaggagaaaaatGTACAATTATGATGTATGGACCGACGGGTGCTGGAAAAAGTTATACTATGTTTGGGAGTAATAAGCAGCCTGGAATTGTGTATAAATCTTTAAGAGATATATTGGGTGATGGAAATGAAGAAAATGATGAAAATGGTGGGATTTTTGTGCAAGTTACTGTTTTGGAGATATATAATGAGGAATTATATGATTTGTTGTCTACTAATAATGGTGGAGGATTTGGTTTTGGATGGTCTAAGGGGAATGCTTCTAAG GTGAGACTTGAAGTTATAGGTAAAAAGGCCAAAAATGCAACTTTTATTTCTGGTAATGAGGCTATAAAGATATCAAAGGAGATACAGAAAGTGGAGAAGAGGAGAATAGTGAAAAGCACTTTGTGCAATGAGCGGAGTTCTCGGAGCCACTGCCTG ATAATTCTTGATGTTCCAACAGTAGGAGGTCGACTAATGCTTGTCGACATGGCTGGTTCTGAGAATATAGAACAAGCTGGTCAAACCGGCCTAGAAGCAAAAATGCAG ACTGGAAAAATCAATCAGGGTAACATTGCTCTGAAAAGGGTGGTCGAGTCCATTGCTAACGGTGATTCTCATGTTCCATTCCGAGACAGCAAGTTAACCATGCTCTTACAG GATTCTTTTGAGGACGACAAGTCCAAAATTCTCATGATATTGTGTGCAAGCCCGGATCCTAAAGAGCTCCACAAAACCATCTCTACTCTAGAGTATGGCGCCAAAGCGAAATGTATTGTCCGTGGCCCTCATACGCCGTTGAAAGAGAAAGGCGCAGAAGATTCCTCAACGGCAGTTGTTCTGGTGTCGAGAATTGCAGCTATGGATCAGTTCATTTGCAAGCTGCAAATGGAAAATAAACTCAAAGAGAAAGAGTGTAATGAAGCTAAGAGAAAGATTATGAAGAAAGATGAAGAAATTGCTACACTAAGGTCTAAGCTTGAATTAGCAGTAGTACGAGGGGGAGTGGAGAAAACTGATGAGGATATCATTGTTAAAGTTAACGAGCGAACTCAGATGTTGAAACATGAATTCGAAAAGAAGATACAACAATGTCAGGAAACGGCAAATGAATTTGTAGAGACGGAAAGGAGGAAGATGGAAGAAAGAATGTTTGAACAGCAACAAGAGTTTGAAATGCTCAGAAGGCGTTTGGAGGAGATCGAGGCTGAGCTTTGGCGTTCAAGGGTTGACGACAACAGGTCGACAGAAGTGGAGGAGGAGAACTGTTTCGCGAAAAGGCTGCTGGATATTTACTCTGAAGACGCAGGAATGGTGAAATCTATGGATTTGGACAGATCTATCGACATGGACTCAGGAAAGCGGGACACAGTGGTCTATAATCCAAGAGAAGTTGAAGATCCTTCTATCTTATTGCAACATTTTACCAACAAATCGTGCTTGTACACTGTAtttgaggatgaagaagaagacgaaAGCGATGTTAGTGAGGGGGACAAAGAGAATCCTCATGTTGAGGAGGTGCAAAAAGAGGTTATTGAGGAAAAGACAATATGTTCTGATGATCTTTCTAGTGATGCAGCCCCGTCGAGGAAAGAGCTAATTCAGAATATATTCAAACTTTGTGGAAATTCTAGAGAACTTTCTCAGCAGTGTAAAACTCCGGTTCCTGCAGAAAAGAAAGTTAAAGGCGCTGAATCGAAATCACCTCCAGTTAAGGAAATTATAGAGGATTCACCTATAAGAAAATGTCATAATGATTCAAAGGAGAACTTCAACCCGACATTTGAAAGCATAGGCGCTGCAGATCTGGAAGTGCACGTGAAATGGGAAGCTGCGTCGTTAAAGGAAAATCCTGAGTTGATCACCACACTAAAGGTTGTTAAAGGTTCAACTTTAGCTGATTTGCGCAAGCTGATTGAGATATATCTTGGTGCTGATAATCAAGCACTCAATTTCCTG GACATGTCTGGTGCTCCAGTGCCTAAAGAACAGGAGGCAATCACACCAGTAAGTGAGCTGCCGAGGTTCAATAACCAGTCGAATGGACACCTAGCTTGTTTGCAGCCAGTGAAGGGAACGGAGCGGCTTAGTTACCTGCCATTTACTCCGTTGGAAAATAAGCTTCCATTGACTATGTCACATGGCATAGAGGCAGGTATTTGA
- the LOC104229995 gene encoding uncharacterized protein produces MPLLISGAMLYITIYLRVSKTVALKVKKSDSIGNVKALLCDKEGVPEHLQHLFSEDNRLMDEQKLVDYGIRKNSTVYAYVEDSVPVMLYVKRTYAKVIESRVGQSMDDMDLFLGKQKLEDLKELYQYDIKEDSLLQGVPRVIQIVIRKSNGQEITLDVHQHELIKNVKGMIQNKLGIPVHLQGLLFAGKSLADSWDLASYDIENDSTLHLNDRN; encoded by the exons ATGCCATTGTTGATCAGTGGTGCTATGTTATAT ATAACTATATACTTGAGAGTCAGTAAAACAGTCGCGTTAAAAGTTAAGAAATCAGATAGTATTGGAAATGTCAAAGCATTACTATGCGATAAGGAGGGCGTACCTGAACATCTTCAGCATCTTTTTTCAGAAGATAATCGGCTAATGGATGAACAGAAGCTAGTCGATTATGGCATTCGCAAAAACTCCACTGTTTATGCTTATGTTGAAGATTCAGTCCCCGTGATGTTATACGTAAAGAGAACGTATGCTAAAG TTATAGAGAGCAGAGTTGGCCAGTCGATGGACGATATGGATCTGTTTTTGGGAAAACAGAAACTGGAAGATTTGAAGGAATTATATCAGTATGATATCAAAGAAGACTCTCTCTTACAAGGGGTGCCTAGAGTAATACAGATCGTTATCAGGAAATCTAATGGTCAAGAGATAACACTCGACGTGCACCAGCACGAGTTGATCAAGAATGTGAAGGGCATGATTCAAAATAAGCTAGGAATACCAGTTCATCTGCAAGGTCTTTTGTTTGCGGGGAAAAGTTTAGCTGATTCCTGGGATTTAGCTAGCTACGATATTGAAAATGACTCGACCCTCCATTTGAATGATCGCAATTAA